One genomic region from Loxodonta africana isolate mLoxAfr1 chromosome 17, mLoxAfr1.hap2, whole genome shotgun sequence encodes:
- the SPRY2 gene encoding protein sprouty homolog 2: protein MEARAQSGSGSQPLLQAPRDGGRQRGEPEPRDAVTQQVHVLSLDQIRAIRNTNEYTEGPTVVPRPGLKPAPRPSTQHKHERLHGLPEHRQPPRLQHTQLHSSARVPLMRSISTVSSGSRSSTRTSTSSSSSEQRLLGSSFSSGPIADGIIRVQPKSELKPGELKPLSKEDLGLHAYRCEDCGKCKCKECTYPRPLPSDWICDKQCLCSAQNVIDYGTCVCCVKGLFYHCSNDDEDNCADNPCSCSQSHCCTRWSAMGVMSLFLPCLWCYLPAKGCLKLCQGCYDRVNRPGCRCKNSNTVCCKVPTVPPRNFEKPT from the coding sequence ATGGAGGCCAGAGCTCAGAGTGGCAGCGGGTCACAGCCCTTGCTGCAGGCACCCCGTGACGGTGGCAGGCAGCGCGGGGAGCCCGAACCCAGAGATGCTGTCACCCAGCAGGTGCACGTGTTGTCTCTGGATCAGATCAGAGCCATCCGAAACACCAATGAGTACACGGAGGGGCCTACCGTGGTCCCAAGACCTGGGCTCAAGCCTGCTCCTCGCCCTTCCACTCAGCACAAACATGAGCGACTCCATGGTCTGCCCGAGCATCGCCAGCCTCCCAGGCTCCAGCACACGCAGCTTCACTCTTCTGCAAGGGTGCCTCTGATGAGGTCCATCAGCACAGTCAGCTCAGGGTCACGGAGCAGTACGAGGACAAGTACCAGCAGCAGCTCCTCTGAACAGAGACTGTTAGGATCGTCTTTTTCCTCGGGGCCTATTGCTGATGGAATAATCCGGGTGCAGCCTAAATCTGAGCTCAAGCCAGGTGAGCTTAAGCCGCTGAGCAAGGAAGATTTGGGCTTGCACGCCTACAGATGTGAGGACTGTGGCAAGTGCAAGTGTAAGGAGTGCACCTACCCGAGGCCTCTGCCGTCAGACTGGATCTGTGACAAGCAGTGCCTTTGCTCGGCCCAGAACGTGATTGACTATGGGACTTGTGTGTGCTGTGTGAAAGGTCTCTTCTATCACTGTTCTAACGATGATGAGGACAATTGTGCTGACAACCCATGTTCTTGCAGCCAGTCTCACTGTTGTACACGATGGTCAGCCATGGGCGTCATGTCCCTCTTTTTGCCTTGCTTATGGTGTTACCTTCCAGCCAAGGGTTGCCTTAAATTGTGCCAGGGGTGTTATGACCGTGTTAACAGGCCCGGATGCCGTTGTAAAAACTCAAACACAGTTTGCTGCAAAGTTCCCACTGTCCCACCCAGGAACTTTGAAAAACCAACATAG